In one window of Haloprofundus halophilus DNA:
- a CDS encoding aldo/keto reductase: METRPLGETGHDSSILTFGAIALDPLDQEAADEMVADVLDAGVNHFDVAPTYGDAELKLAPTLEERREEIFLGCKTQERTYYGAWGELHRSLERLGTDSIDLYQFHALTRYDELEAITGEYSPEMAQGDHDPGALQAFREAKSEGLIDHIGLTSHGDPSLIRAAIRQIPELETVMFPFNFTLAAKEGPEYDYGSVLKLASERGLGTLCIKGFAKGRWPESLSEEERPYSTWYEPYDTETELTECLRFALSHGMTSIPNAGDPALVPAILDAAAAYEPMSEAEREELKRRARDADSPVPAP, encoded by the coding sequence ATGGAGACCCGACCACTCGGCGAGACGGGACACGACTCGAGCATCCTCACCTTCGGCGCCATCGCCCTCGACCCACTCGACCAGGAGGCGGCCGACGAGATGGTCGCGGACGTTCTCGACGCAGGCGTCAATCATTTCGACGTCGCGCCGACGTACGGCGATGCGGAACTGAAACTCGCGCCGACGCTGGAAGAGCGACGCGAGGAGATCTTCCTGGGCTGTAAGACCCAGGAGCGAACGTACTACGGCGCGTGGGGCGAACTCCACCGTTCGCTGGAACGGCTCGGTACGGACTCCATCGACCTCTACCAGTTCCACGCGCTCACTCGGTACGACGAACTCGAGGCGATTACGGGCGAGTACAGCCCCGAGATGGCACAGGGTGACCACGACCCCGGCGCGCTTCAGGCGTTCAGAGAGGCGAAATCGGAGGGGCTGATCGATCACATCGGCCTGACGAGCCACGGAGACCCGTCGCTGATTCGCGCCGCGATACGGCAGATCCCGGAGCTCGAGACCGTGATGTTCCCGTTCAACTTCACGCTCGCGGCCAAGGAGGGACCGGAGTACGACTACGGCTCGGTACTGAAGCTCGCCTCCGAGAGAGGGCTCGGAACACTCTGTATCAAGGGGTTCGCGAAGGGCCGCTGGCCGGAGTCTCTCTCCGAGGAAGAGCGCCCCTACAGCACGTGGTACGAGCCGTACGACACCGAAACCGAACTCACCGAGTGCCTGCGGTTCGCGCTCTCACACGGGATGACGTCGATTCCGAACGCGGGCGACCCCGCACTCGTCCCGGCGATTCTCGACGCAGCAGCCGCCTACGAGCCGATGAGCGAAGCGGAACGAGAAGAACTGAAACGACGCGCTCGCGATGCCGATTCGCCCGTTCCGGCACCCTGA
- the katG gene encoding catalase/peroxidase HPI: protein MTRSNQDWWPNQLNLNILDQNARQVDPMGEEFDYAEEFQKLDFDEVKADIEAVMTTSQEWWPADYGHYGPLFIRMAWHSAGTYRTSDGRGGASGGTQRFAPLNSWPDNANLDKARRLLWPVKQKYGRKLSWADLIVLAGNVALESMGFETFGFAGGREDVYEPDDAVDWGPEDEWEASERFDDDGELEGTLAATVMGLIYVNPEGPDGNPDPEASAENIRESFGKMAMNDEETAALIAGGHTFGKVHGADNPDEHVGPEPEAAPIEQQGLGWESSHGSGKGSDTITSGIEGPWNATPTQWDMGYIDNLLEYKWWPEQGPGGTWQWTTQNGELDGAAPGTENPSEKEDVMMLTTDIALKRDPDYREVLERFQENPKEFQEAFAKAWYKLIHRDMGPPSRFLGPEVPDEEMLWQDPVPEIDHELIGDEEVAELKEEILASELSTSQLVKTAWASASTYRDSDKRGGANGARIRLEPQKSWEVNEPEQLEAVLSTLEAIREEFNGSQSDGTRVSLADLIVLGGNAAVEQAAADAGYDVTVPFEPGRTDASQAQTDVESFEVLEPEADGFRNYLGDEHDRSAEELLVDRSELLNLTAPEMTVLVGGMRALNANYQQSDLGVFTDRPETLTNDFFVNLLDMDYEWEGAEESQGSESEDIVEREAPSDAQETYELRDRETGEVEWTGSRVDLVFGSNARLRAIADVYASDDAEEKFVRDFVDAWHKVMINDRFDLE from the coding sequence ATGACTAGGTCCAACCAGGACTGGTGGCCGAACCAGTTGAACCTGAACATCCTCGACCAGAACGCCCGTCAGGTCGATCCGATGGGCGAAGAGTTCGATTACGCCGAGGAGTTCCAGAAACTCGACTTCGACGAGGTGAAAGCGGACATCGAAGCGGTGATGACGACGTCGCAGGAGTGGTGGCCGGCCGACTACGGCCACTACGGACCGCTCTTCATTCGGATGGCGTGGCACAGCGCCGGCACGTACCGCACCAGCGACGGCCGCGGTGGCGCGTCCGGCGGTACGCAGCGCTTCGCGCCCCTCAACAGTTGGCCCGACAACGCGAACCTCGACAAGGCGCGCCGACTGCTCTGGCCGGTCAAGCAGAAGTACGGCCGCAAACTCTCGTGGGCCGACCTGATAGTCCTGGCCGGGAACGTCGCCCTGGAGTCGATGGGATTCGAGACGTTCGGCTTCGCCGGCGGGCGCGAGGACGTGTACGAACCCGATGACGCCGTCGACTGGGGCCCCGAGGACGAGTGGGAAGCGTCCGAGCGCTTCGACGACGACGGCGAGCTCGAAGGGACGCTCGCCGCCACCGTGATGGGTCTCATCTACGTGAACCCGGAGGGTCCGGACGGGAACCCGGATCCGGAGGCGTCAGCAGAGAACATCCGCGAGTCGTTCGGCAAGATGGCGATGAACGACGAGGAGACGGCCGCGCTCATCGCCGGCGGCCACACGTTCGGGAAGGTTCACGGTGCCGACAACCCCGACGAGCACGTCGGCCCGGAGCCCGAAGCGGCCCCCATCGAGCAGCAGGGTCTCGGTTGGGAGAGCAGTCACGGCTCCGGCAAGGGGAGCGACACGATCACCAGCGGGATAGAGGGTCCGTGGAACGCCACGCCGACTCAGTGGGACATGGGCTACATCGACAACCTGCTCGAGTACAAGTGGTGGCCCGAACAAGGGCCCGGCGGTACGTGGCAGTGGACCACGCAGAACGGCGAACTCGACGGCGCGGCCCCGGGTACCGAGAATCCGTCGGAGAAAGAAGACGTGATGATGCTGACGACCGACATCGCGCTGAAGCGCGACCCGGACTACCGGGAGGTCCTCGAGCGCTTCCAGGAGAACCCCAAGGAGTTCCAGGAGGCCTTCGCGAAGGCCTGGTACAAGCTCATCCACCGCGACATGGGCCCGCCGTCTCGGTTCCTCGGCCCGGAGGTCCCCGACGAGGAGATGCTGTGGCAGGACCCCGTCCCCGAGATCGACCACGAACTGATAGGGGACGAGGAGGTCGCCGAACTCAAAGAGGAGATTCTCGCGTCGGAGCTGTCCACCTCCCAACTGGTCAAGACCGCCTGGGCGTCGGCGTCGACGTACCGCGACAGCGACAAGCGCGGCGGCGCGAACGGGGCTCGTATCCGTCTCGAACCGCAGAAGAGCTGGGAGGTGAACGAACCCGAACAGCTGGAGGCGGTGCTTTCGACCCTCGAAGCGATTCGGGAGGAGTTCAACGGTTCGCAGTCCGACGGAACGAGAGTTTCGCTCGCCGACCTGATCGTCCTGGGTGGCAACGCGGCCGTCGAGCAGGCGGCGGCGGACGCCGGCTACGACGTGACGGTCCCGTTCGAACCCGGTCGAACGGACGCCTCGCAGGCACAGACCGACGTCGAGTCCTTCGAGGTGCTCGAACCGGAGGCCGACGGGTTCCGCAACTACCTCGGTGACGAGCACGACCGCTCGGCGGAGGAACTGTTGGTCGACAGATCGGAGCTCCTGAACCTGACGGCTCCCGAGATGACGGTTCTGGTCGGCGGGATGCGCGCACTGAACGCGAACTACCAGCAGTCCGACCTCGGTGTCTTCACCGACCGACCGGAGACGCTGACGAACGACTTCTTCGTGAACCTGCTCGACATGGACTACGAGTGGGAGGGTGCCGAGGAGTCCCAGGGTTCCGAGTCCGAGGACATCGTGGAGCGGGAAGCGCCCTCGGACGCCCAGGAGACGTACGAGCTGCGCGACCGCGAGACGGGCGAGGTCGAGTGGACGGGGTCCCGCGTGGACCTCGTCTTCGGGTCGAACGCCCGGCTTCGCGCTATCGCGGACGTGTACGCCTCCGACGACGCGGAGGAGAAGTTCGTGCGTGACTTCGTGGACGCGTGGCACAAAGTGATGATCAACGACCGCTTCGACCTCGAGTGA
- a CDS encoding cold-shock protein, giving the protein MANGTVDFFNDTGGYGFITTEDSDEDVFFHMEDVGGEDLTEGTEIEFDIEQAPKGPRATNVVRN; this is encoded by the coding sequence ATGGCAAACGGTACGGTTGACTTCTTCAACGACACGGGCGGTTACGGTTTCATCACGACTGAGGACTCCGACGAGGACGTGTTCTTCCACATGGAAGACGTTGGCGGCGAGGACCTTACGGAAGGAACTGAGATCGAATTCGACATCGAACAGGCCCCGAAAGGTCCGCGCGCGACGAACGTCGTCCGCAACTAA
- a CDS encoding spermidine synthase, protein MSTSRSFDSLRLSKPELAVFVSGVASMGLEILAGRMIAPQFGSSIYTWGGIIGVFLAALSYGYHRGGKLAARQATNDRMARVFLLTAAYVAGLIFLGDLLLRATSGFPLPSRFASLPAITLLFGPPTYLLGYISPYAAELSAKESLGEASGHVYALGTIGSIVGAFATTYFLIPSLGVEQIALIFGLLSVATAVVLARPGVGRDQAVASGFVVVLLLAAIGSGAAGLSVEGRVVYETQTPYQELQVVDLGDTRTLYLDGQRHSAMDKSDPDRHVFDYTRYFHLPLLMTDDVDRVLFVGGGGFTGPKRFAEDYDVTVDVAEIDPEVIDAAERYFDVEESENLNVYNTGGRQYLQETNRTYDLIVLDAYQKDKVPFELTTEEFMRLADSRLSEDGVLFANVISAPTGPASKFYRAEYKTMSQVFPHVYSFPTAGSGVVQNIEVVATKNDSVVTEEQLLARNDRRNIGIDLESEIRNYQRTTETGDVPVLRDDRAPVDSLLDPMVGQRYVIQQSNESGSSNETPSLVASGPGRYAAGVQTPSVLPVAASVRRQ, encoded by the coding sequence ATGAGCACGTCTCGCTCCTTCGACTCTCTCCGACTCTCGAAGCCGGAACTGGCGGTGTTCGTCTCCGGAGTCGCCAGTATGGGGCTGGAGATTCTCGCCGGACGGATGATCGCACCGCAGTTCGGCAGCAGCATCTACACGTGGGGCGGTATCATCGGCGTCTTCCTCGCCGCACTCAGCTACGGCTACCACCGCGGGGGGAAGCTCGCGGCCCGGCAGGCGACGAACGACCGCATGGCGCGCGTGTTTCTGCTGACGGCGGCGTACGTCGCCGGGCTCATCTTCCTCGGAGACCTGCTGTTGCGGGCGACGTCCGGATTTCCGCTGCCGAGCCGGTTCGCCTCGCTGCCGGCCATCACGCTGCTGTTCGGCCCGCCGACGTATCTGCTCGGCTACATCAGCCCGTACGCGGCCGAACTCTCGGCGAAAGAGAGCCTGGGAGAGGCGTCGGGCCACGTCTACGCGCTCGGGACCATCGGGAGCATCGTCGGTGCGTTCGCGACGACGTACTTTCTCATTCCGTCGCTCGGCGTCGAGCAGATAGCGCTCATCTTCGGACTGCTCTCGGTGGCGACGGCGGTCGTCCTCGCCCGTCCCGGTGTCGGTCGGGACCAAGCCGTAGCGAGCGGGTTCGTCGTCGTTCTCCTCCTCGCCGCCATCGGAAGCGGGGCGGCCGGACTCTCCGTCGAGGGCCGCGTCGTCTACGAGACGCAGACGCCGTATCAGGAGCTTCAGGTCGTCGACCTCGGCGACACGCGGACGCTGTATCTCGACGGCCAGCGACACAGCGCGATGGACAAGAGCGACCCCGACCGTCACGTCTTCGACTACACCCGGTACTTTCACCTCCCGCTCCTGATGACCGACGACGTCGACCGCGTGCTGTTCGTCGGCGGCGGTGGGTTCACCGGTCCGAAGCGGTTCGCCGAGGACTATGACGTCACCGTCGACGTGGCCGAAATCGACCCCGAGGTCATCGACGCCGCCGAGCGGTACTTCGACGTCGAGGAGTCCGAGAACCTGAACGTCTACAACACCGGGGGGCGGCAGTATCTCCAGGAGACGAATCGCACGTACGACCTCATCGTCCTCGACGCCTACCAGAAGGACAAGGTGCCGTTCGAGTTGACCACCGAGGAGTTCATGCGACTCGCGGACAGTCGGCTCTCGGAGGACGGCGTCCTGTTCGCCAACGTCATCTCCGCACCCACCGGCCCGGCGTCGAAGTTCTACCGCGCGGAGTACAAGACGATGTCACAGGTGTTCCCGCACGTGTACAGCTTCCCGACGGCCGGGAGCGGAGTCGTCCAGAACATCGAGGTCGTCGCCACGAAGAACGACTCTGTCGTCACCGAAGAACAACTGCTCGCGCGAAACGACCGGAGGAACATCGGTATCGACCTCGAAAGCGAGATTCGGAACTACCAGCGGACGACCGAGACGGGCGACGTACCCGTGCTGCGCGACGACCGTGCACCCGTCGACAGTCTGCTGGACCCGATGGTCGGCCAGCGGTACGTGATTCAACAGTCGAACGAGTCGGGGTCCTCGAACGAGACGCCGTCTCTCGTCGCGAGCGGCCCGGGACGGTACGCGGCCGGCGTGCAGACGCCCTCGGTACTACCGGTCGCCGCCTCGGTTCGGCGGCAGTAG
- a CDS encoding ROK family protein has product MSSATNLVVVDIGSTRLRYGRGTERGPVAVRAEPTRADALTEQLLVAVEDVRARSPGPIQGVSVSTTGLVDAERGVIAEFDANDGTRRYDVRLAEAVEDAFGLPTAVQNDCTAAALGEYRFGEGRGYDSVAHVTFGTGIGAGVVEDGRPIRGERGYAAEVGLFSIRADGELSSTGVRGAWEAYCSGRGIPNFARQLLAEGGEASSLRELDEITAPDVFAAADDGDNVAEMLLDRIARYNAAGVGTLVNAYDPGVVTLGGSVALENAEWMLSGIREHLDDYVLAADPPPVELTTLGEDIELYGATAELLGPRPETSSVGQAGD; this is encoded by the coding sequence GTGAGTTCAGCGACCAACCTCGTCGTCGTCGACATCGGGAGTACGCGTCTACGATACGGCAGGGGGACGGAGAGAGGTCCCGTGGCGGTTCGCGCGGAACCGACCCGCGCCGACGCGCTGACCGAGCAGTTGCTCGTCGCCGTCGAGGACGTTCGTGCTCGGTCTCCTGGACCGATTCAGGGCGTCTCGGTCTCGACGACGGGGCTCGTCGACGCCGAGCGCGGCGTCATCGCCGAGTTCGACGCCAACGACGGGACGAGAAGATACGACGTTCGGCTGGCCGAGGCCGTCGAGGACGCGTTCGGCCTGCCGACGGCCGTCCAGAACGACTGTACCGCCGCCGCGCTGGGCGAGTACCGGTTCGGGGAGGGCCGCGGCTACGACTCCGTCGCACACGTCACCTTCGGAACCGGTATCGGCGCGGGGGTCGTCGAAGACGGTCGACCGATACGTGGCGAGCGGGGTTACGCCGCCGAAGTCGGGTTGTTCTCCATTCGCGCCGACGGTGAGTTGTCGAGCACGGGCGTCCGCGGCGCGTGGGAAGCGTACTGCTCGGGGCGGGGGATTCCGAACTTCGCCCGGCAACTGCTCGCCGAAGGCGGAGAGGCGTCGTCGTTGCGCGAACTCGACGAGATAACCGCGCCGGACGTGTTCGCCGCCGCGGACGACGGCGACAACGTGGCCGAGATGCTGCTCGACCGGATCGCCCGCTACAACGCCGCGGGTGTCGGCACGCTCGTCAACGCGTACGACCCGGGGGTCGTGACGCTCGGCGGCTCCGTGGCGCTCGAGAACGCCGAGTGGATGCTCTCTGGAATCCGAGAGCACCTCGACGACTACGTCCTCGCCGCAGACCCTCCGCCGGTGGAACTCACGACGCTCGGCGAGGACATCGAACTGTACGGGGCGACCGCGGAGTTGCTCGGTCCGAGACCCGAGACGTCGTCGGTCGGACAGGCCGGCGACTGA
- a CDS encoding alpha/beta hydrolase family protein encodes MRVHFSDPTFDYQTLRTMAYATYRGAEPGECLATVERIDGTDFEAWYTEWRRTADRVAVAGEYAEAQDHDETARDAFLRAQNYYRTAEFFLDGDDARRVPAYERGRKAFRRALDYLDTPVEQVEIPFEGTTLPGYLFAPEQSTDDHDTDAERPTVVCLGGFDSLAEELYFLCGVPAALERGYACLIFDGPGQGAPLRLENLKARSDWENVLGPVLDALVDDPRVDADRIGVVGASMGGYYAPRAAAFDDRIAAVVAFDHCFDLWAAAADGQERLAALVDYAPGTLVNAMASLGARFDAGSRWRMENSRWVFGTDAANLRRTLREYSLRDVADRITCPTLALAGEDDHLIPLSLVYEFADAVAGPTTTRVFTTEEGAGEHCQVGNLSLAHGELYDWLDETLDNE; translated from the coding sequence ATGCGCGTTCACTTCTCGGACCCGACGTTCGACTATCAGACGCTCCGGACGATGGCGTACGCGACGTACCGCGGGGCCGAGCCGGGCGAGTGCCTGGCGACCGTCGAACGAATCGACGGCACCGACTTCGAGGCGTGGTACACGGAGTGGCGACGGACCGCGGACCGCGTCGCCGTCGCCGGCGAGTACGCCGAGGCGCAGGACCACGACGAGACGGCCCGAGACGCGTTTCTGCGGGCGCAGAACTACTACCGGACGGCGGAGTTCTTTCTGGACGGCGACGACGCTCGTCGCGTCCCGGCGTACGAACGCGGTCGGAAGGCGTTTCGACGCGCGCTCGACTATCTCGACACGCCGGTCGAACAGGTCGAGATACCGTTCGAGGGGACGACGCTGCCGGGCTACCTGTTCGCGCCCGAACAGTCGACCGACGACCACGATACCGACGCCGAACGGCCGACCGTCGTCTGTCTCGGCGGTTTCGACTCGCTCGCCGAAGAGCTGTACTTTCTCTGCGGCGTCCCGGCCGCGCTCGAACGCGGGTACGCCTGTCTCATCTTCGACGGCCCAGGCCAGGGCGCGCCGCTCCGCCTGGAGAACCTGAAAGCGCGATCCGACTGGGAGAACGTTCTCGGCCCGGTTCTCGACGCGCTCGTCGACGACCCGCGCGTCGACGCCGACCGAATCGGCGTCGTCGGCGCGAGCATGGGCGGCTACTACGCGCCGCGGGCGGCGGCGTTCGACGACCGAATCGCCGCGGTGGTCGCCTTCGACCACTGTTTCGACCTCTGGGCGGCGGCGGCGGACGGCCAGGAACGACTCGCCGCGCTCGTCGACTACGCCCCCGGGACGCTCGTCAACGCGATGGCGTCGCTCGGCGCGCGCTTCGACGCCGGTTCGCGCTGGCGGATGGAGAACTCTCGGTGGGTGTTCGGTACCGACGCCGCGAACCTCCGGCGGACGCTCCGGGAGTACTCGCTGCGCGACGTCGCCGACCGAATCACCTGCCCGACGCTCGCGCTCGCGGGCGAGGACGACCACCTGATACCGCTGTCGCTCGTCTACGAGTTCGCCGACGCCGTCGCCGGGCCGACGACGACGCGGGTGTTCACCACCGAGGAAGGTGCGGGTGAACACTGCCAGGTCGGAAATCTCTCGCTTGCACACGGCGAACTGTACGACTGGCTCGACGAGACGCTCGACAACGAGTGA
- a CDS encoding QueT transporter family protein, whose amino-acid sequence MDDIIEMWKDVRMVMLTVVVAAVYAAALIPSQGFVIVPHLTTVRPGNVFPVVFSLLFGPAAAWGSAFGNLFSDAFSGTLTWGSAFGFVGNFFYGFVAYRLWGNLGQLSSGEEPTMRSGGQLVEFLLIAFAASALTAAIIAWGVDLLGLVPFSVLAVIITLNNFVAVALLGPPLLYLLYPRVKEAGLLYTDLLARDDPRVVSRRQRTAAMGLAAVAVGWTVTGVAVGIFVEGVPFGTMLGSEAAVGGSTLEAALGGVSFVLALGFAVLTVERLSALGGNREGAPVEELVEAPRDDVTLDAFDDAVGEVVDESADEPSDGA is encoded by the coding sequence ATGGACGATATAATCGAGATGTGGAAAGACGTGCGGATGGTGATGCTGACCGTCGTCGTCGCGGCGGTGTACGCGGCGGCGCTGATTCCGTCGCAGGGGTTCGTCATCGTCCCGCACCTGACGACGGTCCGACCGGGGAACGTCTTCCCGGTCGTGTTCAGCCTGCTGTTCGGCCCGGCGGCCGCGTGGGGGTCGGCGTTCGGCAATCTCTTCAGCGACGCGTTCAGCGGCACGCTCACCTGGGGGTCGGCGTTCGGGTTCGTCGGGAACTTCTTCTACGGCTTCGTCGCCTACCGTCTCTGGGGGAACCTCGGGCAACTCTCCAGCGGCGAGGAGCCGACGATGCGCTCGGGGGGACAGCTCGTCGAGTTCCTCCTGATAGCGTTCGCCGCCTCGGCGCTGACGGCGGCTATCATCGCGTGGGGCGTCGACCTGCTCGGACTCGTCCCGTTCTCGGTGTTGGCGGTCATCATCACGCTCAACAACTTCGTCGCCGTCGCGCTGCTGGGACCGCCGCTTCTGTACCTGCTCTACCCCCGGGTCAAAGAGGCGGGACTGCTCTACACCGACTTGTTGGCGAGAGACGACCCCCGGGTCGTCTCGCGGCGACAGCGCACGGCCGCGATGGGGCTCGCCGCCGTCGCCGTCGGGTGGACCGTCACGGGGGTCGCTGTCGGCATCTTCGTCGAAGGGGTTCCGTTCGGGACGATGCTCGGCAGCGAGGCGGCCGTCGGCGGGTCGACGCTGGAGGCAGCGCTCGGGGGTGTGTCCTTCGTTCTCGCCCTCGGATTCGCAGTGCTCACCGTCGAACGACTCTCGGCGCTCGGCGGTAACCGAGAGGGTGCACCGGTCGAGGAACTCGTCGAAGCACCCCGCGACGACGTGACCCTCGACGCGTTCGACGACGCTGTCGGCGAGGTCGTCGACGAGTCCGCGGACGAGCCGAGCGATGGGGCGTAG
- a CDS encoding low temperature requirement protein A, with translation MKTKFSFSRGLGRPLSVYTDEGEPVRHATWLELFFDLVFVVAIAELARHLHSNLTPLEVGHFAMQFLLVWWVWLAYSYYADLYDTTDTFSRLAMIVAMFLVIFLSETVPGGLHGGSFTFALAIFLLRLFLTGLYLRARSMDIEAKTFHNYWIASDALTTLVWGLSLLVPPPGRYGLWIASFVISIAGVFVVYLGFNAVLVQVSHFPERLGLMTILVLGETIIAVSVGTDLRTTVAGFNPMGVIIAAFGFSISVSAWWLYFRHFDERLIDRLLRTESDDWLRARERGLVYVFSHYFVHAGIVAAGVGVGAAIEATIHHHAFGLGGLLALCLGTAAFMLGSGVCHRATPSAIDSRVFRARVGMTAVLCALVLVGEMFAPVVLVAVISLVYVAAVVFEERQPGRKTTPTGVKA, from the coding sequence ATGAAGACGAAATTCTCGTTCTCGCGGGGACTGGGGCGGCCGCTCTCAGTGTACACCGACGAGGGCGAGCCGGTGCGGCACGCGACGTGGCTCGAACTGTTCTTCGACCTCGTCTTCGTCGTCGCCATCGCCGAGTTGGCGAGACACCTCCACTCGAACCTGACGCCGCTGGAGGTCGGTCACTTCGCCATGCAGTTCCTGCTCGTCTGGTGGGTGTGGTTGGCGTACAGCTACTACGCGGACCTCTACGACACGACCGACACGTTCTCGCGGCTGGCGATGATCGTCGCGATGTTCCTCGTCATCTTCCTGTCGGAGACGGTCCCCGGCGGACTCCACGGCGGGTCGTTCACGTTCGCGCTCGCCATCTTCCTCCTGCGGCTGTTCCTGACGGGGCTCTACCTCCGCGCGCGCAGCATGGACATCGAGGCGAAGACGTTTCACAACTACTGGATCGCGTCCGACGCGCTGACGACCCTCGTCTGGGGGCTCTCGCTTCTCGTCCCGCCGCCGGGGCGCTACGGGCTCTGGATCGCCTCGTTCGTCATCAGTATCGCGGGCGTGTTCGTCGTCTACCTCGGGTTCAACGCGGTGCTCGTGCAAGTGTCGCACTTCCCGGAGCGACTGGGACTCATGACGATACTGGTCCTCGGCGAGACCATCATCGCGGTGTCGGTCGGCACCGACCTCCGGACGACCGTCGCCGGGTTCAACCCGATGGGCGTAATCATCGCCGCCTTCGGCTTCTCCATCTCGGTCAGCGCGTGGTGGCTCTACTTCCGCCACTTCGACGAACGCCTCATCGACCGCCTCCTGCGGACCGAGTCCGACGACTGGCTCCGGGCGAGAGAGCGCGGCCTCGTCTACGTTTTCAGCCACTACTTCGTCCACGCGGGCATCGTCGCGGCGGGGGTGGGGGTCGGTGCCGCCATCGAGGCGACGATACACCACCACGCGTTCGGCCTCGGTGGCCTCCTCGCGCTCTGTCTCGGGACGGCGGCGTTCATGCTCGGGAGCGGCGTCTGCCACCGCGCGACGCCGTCCGCGATAGACAGTCGAGTGTTCAGAGCGCGAGTCGGGATGACGGCGGTACTCTGTGCGCTCGTCCTCGTCGGCGAGATGTTCGCGCCGGTCGTCCTCGTCGCCGTCATTTCGCTCGTCTACGTCGCCGCCGTCGTCTTCGAGGAGCGCCAACCGGGGCGAAAAACGACTCCGACGGGGGTGAAGGCGTGA
- a CDS encoding pyridoxamine 5'-phosphate oxidase family protein, which translates to MSDTVPPEVEERITAKPTMAHVATCVDGRPHVAPVWYHYDDGALELLTTGKKLENVRRNPRVAVSIQEDDAGEAKWRVTLLGTATVVDDDEETAAAARRINPKYGAEPDAWSGNTLVRIDIGTTTYESY; encoded by the coding sequence ATGAGCGATACGGTTCCGCCGGAAGTCGAGGAACGGATCACCGCGAAGCCGACGATGGCGCACGTCGCGACCTGCGTCGACGGACGACCGCACGTCGCACCCGTCTGGTACCACTACGACGACGGAGCGCTCGAACTGCTGACGACGGGCAAGAAGCTCGAAAACGTCCGGCGAAATCCGCGCGTCGCCGTCTCGATACAGGAGGACGACGCCGGCGAGGCGAAATGGCGCGTCACGCTCCTCGGCACGGCGACGGTGGTCGACGACGACGAGGAGACCGCCGCCGCGGCGCGTCGTATCAATCCGAAGTACGGGGCGGAACCGGACGCGTGGTCCGGGAACACGCTCGTTCGTATCGACATCGGAACGACGACGTACGAGTCGTACTGA
- a CDS encoding right-handed parallel beta-helix repeat-containing protein, translating into MATSKVVLAVAVVCLSQACLGVGPTQVDSGATPISDCRQLDEPGRYELTRNLTTDVGQCLVVTASDVVVDGGGHAVRGEGRFGTAGVVVGSWERQTRNVTVRNLAVANWDDSVRATRVSNLRVDGVVARESRVGFALRAVTESVVSSATATRNSVYGVSLSDRSRSNRLRNVTATENALFGVHLVGDATNTTLTGVLTARNDHGVALVGSRNTTIRDSRAVSNRVAGIWSSAARGTRVTNTTLTNRLYGVALADGTTETTLDGNTVVGNAVGVRLRDSDRNRVLNNDVRNNRDGVLLIESDASLVARNDLRNNSRAVTLLSSDDGRVVENTLAGNERGVVVRRGSENVTVADN; encoded by the coding sequence GTGGCGACTAGCAAAGTCGTTCTCGCCGTCGCCGTCGTCTGTCTCTCGCAGGCGTGTCTCGGCGTCGGTCCGACGCAGGTCGATTCGGGCGCGACGCCGATTAGCGACTGTAGGCAACTCGACGAACCGGGACGGTACGAACTGACGCGGAACCTCACGACCGACGTCGGACAGTGTCTCGTCGTCACCGCGAGCGACGTCGTCGTCGACGGCGGCGGCCACGCGGTGCGCGGCGAGGGCCGGTTCGGCACCGCGGGCGTCGTCGTCGGGTCGTGGGAGCGACAGACGAGAAACGTCACCGTGCGGAATCTCGCCGTCGCGAACTGGGACGACTCGGTTCGCGCGACTCGGGTCTCGAACCTGCGCGTCGACGGCGTCGTGGCGCGGGAGAGTCGGGTCGGGTTCGCGCTTCGGGCGGTCACCGAGAGCGTCGTCTCGTCCGCGACGGCGACGCGGAACAGCGTTTACGGCGTCTCGCTGTCGGACCGAAGCCGTTCGAACCGACTGCGAAACGTCACCGCGACCGAGAACGCGCTGTTCGGCGTCCACCTCGTCGGCGACGCGACGAACACGACGCTGACGGGCGTGCTGACGGCGCGAAACGACCACGGAGTCGCCCTCGTCGGGAGTCGGAACACGACGATTCGAGACAGTCGCGCCGTCTCGAACCGCGTCGCCGGTATCTGGAGTTCAGCCGCGCGGGGGACGCGCGTGACGAACACGACGCTGACGAACCGACTGTACGGCGTCGCGCTGGCCGACGGGACCACCGAGACGACGCTCGACGGCAACACCGTCGTCGGCAACGCCGTCGGAGTTCGACTGCGCGACAGCGACCGCAACCGAGTGCTGAACAACGACGTCCGGAACAACCGCGACGGCGTCCTCCTCATCGAGAGCGACGCCTCGCTCGTCGCCCGTAACGACCTGCGGAACAACAGTCGCGCCGTCACGCTCCTGTCGTCGGACGACGGCCGTGTCGTGGAGAACACGCTGGCCGGCAACGAACGGGGCGTCGTCGTCCGCCGCGGAAGCGAGAACGTCACCGTCGCGGACAACTGA